The following proteins are co-located in the Sulfurospirillum deleyianum DSM 6946 genome:
- the clpP gene encoding ATP-dependent Clp endopeptidase proteolytic subunit ClpP, producing the protein MSYYVPVVVEKTGRGERSYDIYSRLLKDRIIMLSGEINDVVASSIVAQLLFLEAEDPEKDIYLYINSPGGVITSGFSIYDTMNYIKPDISTICIGQAASMGAFLLSAGTKGKRYALPNARIMIHQPLGGAQGQATDIEIQAKEILRMKQVLNEILAKNCNQKLPKIIKDTERDFFMSAEESCEYGLIDKVLNKSFK; encoded by the coding sequence ATGAGCTACTATGTTCCTGTCGTTGTTGAAAAAACAGGGAGAGGTGAGAGAAGTTATGATATCTATTCTCGCCTTTTAAAAGATCGTATTATTATGCTCAGTGGCGAAATCAATGATGTTGTGGCATCTTCGATTGTCGCACAACTTCTTTTTCTCGAAGCAGAAGACCCTGAAAAAGATATCTATTTGTATATTAATTCCCCTGGTGGTGTCATTACCAGTGGTTTTAGTATTTACGATACTATGAATTATATCAAGCCTGATATTAGCACTATTTGTATCGGTCAAGCTGCCTCTATGGGCGCATTTTTACTCAGTGCGGGCACGAAAGGGAAACGTTATGCGCTTCCTAATGCTCGTATTATGATTCACCAACCCTTAGGTGGAGCACAAGGGCAAGCAACCGATATCGAAATTCAAGCCAAAGAAATTTTGCGCATGAAGCAAGTCCTCAACGAAATTTTGGCAAAAAATTGTAATCAAAAATTGCCTAAAATTATCAAAGACACAGAGCGCGATTTCTTTATGAGTGCAGAAGAGTCATGTGAGTATGGGTTAATTGACAAAGTACTCAATAAAAGTTTTAAATAA
- the tig gene encoding trigger factor — protein MQIKVNRTNSANAAVEATISPALLQKKEEKLITSAASNMKVDGFRKGKVPAHIVKARYGKQLKDDAQTEALRDLYTQALSELNVTAELVVGEPSFSKFEEKDGGLELVMKLSFKPSVNVEGYKECIPEYKTPKVTKKEISERLEKTLALVADLKTVEEKRAVKSGDFAVIDFEGFLDGVAFEGGKAEKYTLEIGSGSFIPGFEDGVVGMKAGKSKDIEVAFPENYGNKELAGKPVIFKVTLHEIKVKDVPETPSEEMIQKLLPGVENASLEVLEEQIETEIRNEKLAKLFNEELKPQFVENVLAKVALDLPENIVDQEIDLQMRSVFGKMDEATIKEYSENPEKIKEKREEFRNDAEKSVKLTFIVDELARQENIMVNDQEVLQMIYFEAMQQGANPKEYLEFYQKQGVLPAIKMSMIEERLFNQLFTKGN, from the coding sequence ATGCAAATTAAAGTTAACCGTACTAATAGTGCCAATGCTGCTGTTGAAGCAACTATTTCACCTGCACTTTTACAAAAAAAAGAAGAGAAACTGATCACTTCTGCTGCTTCTAATATGAAAGTTGATGGTTTTAGAAAAGGAAAAGTTCCTGCACATATCGTAAAAGCACGTTACGGGAAACAACTCAAAGATGATGCCCAAACAGAAGCACTTAGAGACCTTTATACTCAAGCACTGAGCGAACTCAATGTAACCGCTGAGCTTGTAGTAGGTGAGCCTAGTTTCTCAAAATTTGAAGAAAAAGATGGTGGACTAGAGCTTGTCATGAAACTTTCATTCAAACCAAGTGTGAATGTTGAAGGCTATAAAGAGTGCATTCCTGAGTACAAAACACCTAAAGTGACTAAAAAAGAAATTAGTGAAAGACTTGAAAAGACATTGGCATTGGTTGCCGACCTTAAAACTGTAGAAGAAAAAAGAGCTGTTAAATCAGGTGATTTTGCGGTCATTGATTTTGAAGGCTTTTTAGACGGTGTTGCATTTGAGGGAGGTAAAGCGGAAAAATATACCCTAGAGATTGGTAGTGGCTCTTTTATTCCTGGTTTTGAAGATGGTGTCGTTGGGATGAAAGCAGGAAAGAGTAAAGATATCGAAGTTGCATTCCCTGAAAACTATGGCAACAAAGAACTTGCAGGTAAACCGGTTATCTTTAAAGTAACGCTTCATGAAATTAAAGTCAAAGATGTTCCAGAAACGCCAAGTGAAGAGATGATTCAAAAACTGCTTCCAGGTGTTGAAAATGCCTCTTTAGAAGTATTAGAAGAGCAAATTGAAACAGAAATTCGTAACGAAAAATTAGCAAAACTATTTAACGAAGAGTTAAAACCTCAATTTGTTGAAAATGTATTGGCAAAAGTTGCGCTAGATCTTCCAGAAAATATTGTTGATCAAGAGATTGATCTTCAAATGAGAAGTGTTTTTGGAAAGATGGATGAAGCAACCATTAAAGAATACTCTGAAAATCCAGAAAAAATTAAAGAAAAAAGAGAAGAGTTTAGAAATGATGCTGAAAAAAGCGTTAAATTAACTTTTATCGTCGATGAACTTGCACGTCAAGAAAACATCATGGTCAACGACCAAGAAGTTCTTCAAATGATCTACTTTGAAGCAATGCAACAAGGTGCAAACCCAAAAGAATACCTAGAATTTTACCAAAAACAAGGCGTTCTTCCAGCGATTAAAATGTCTATGATTGAAGAGAGACTCTTCAACCAGCTTTTTACAAAAGGTAACTAA